The following is a genomic window from Bombina bombina isolate aBomBom1 chromosome 3, aBomBom1.pri, whole genome shotgun sequence.
acagcctcccaacctaaaaaagacttgcatctgtagagatcatggtccaggttgaaagaaccgaacagacctgtagaactaaatgatggtgatcttaaccaccgaatcaaaagatagctaaatattaggattcgaagatataaaaagtgatatcctagaatccctgcaccattattcagcataaaaaactggaaaggtttcctatgaaaataagcaaagggaatcgaatccaatgcagcagtcatgagacctaaaacttccatgcatatatagcaactgaaggaaataatagagactgaatgttccgacagacggaacccaataaaattgtcacttgtctgttagagacaaagacattgacgcaaactatctggaaacctaaaaaaggtgacccttgtgtgaggaatcaagaagctTTTGATAAagagatcctctaaccatgtcttgaagaaacaaagttgaatcgtatgagattccgcagaacgaaaagactgagccagtaccacgagactgtccaaataaggaacactgagaaccttgaaaagattcttagaactgtcgctagaccagaaggaaaagcaacaaattggtaatgcttgtcaaaaaagagaatctgaaaaagatatgcatctattgtaaacaaataatgcatcactgaaaaaaaaggcaaaatagactatataaacaccattctaaaagatggtatacttatatgacatttcagaaagattttctatcttcagaacaatgaatagtcttgaataaaaccccaaacccatttcctaaaaatggaactggaataaataccccagaaaactccaggtctgagcagcgcttaatccccaacgggtgatcagccatgcttcatcAAAACccaaatatataggactgaaacacacttaaggaaagtgttagccttactggaatagctggaatataatagagaaaaaaagacttctcacagactgttttactctgaatcttattctgtacccaaaatctaagagatttggaccgaatagaaccaaacaaatttcaaaaaagtcttaacctgccccttaccagccaagctggaatacggcacataaatgcaaatttagggagcatattttgaactaaaaaacctccaattaaaaacatgttacttgggtaagaatttaggatttcgttccatagtaagaacaacaaaactaatataagcttaaagttttagtcctagaactcaatcttgaagcccagagtaacagttaagaattgaatccaattatgaaccaaataattgattatcttggaaaaaaagaattatggattttttagaaatcacaaaattcttctagctaaaacagttaaagacatagaaaaaacctcatttgcgaaaatattcaataaaatgaagacacaaatgaaattattagcatgttaatcaagttaaaggaccagtcaacacactggacttgcataattaacaaatgcaagacaacaagacaatgcaacagcacctagtctgaacttcaaatgagcagtagattttgtccctataacaatgctaaataaatcataatccgatacttgatcttaaagtatcctaacaaaaaaaattaagcaattgcaacatcatccaaataaatcacaggtccaagaaaaagtacctgaaaataaataattttccttaaataagatacaaccatctaaaggaaaataaatactattttgctatagaaacaatagcatatttagcaggagtagagatagccccattaaattggggatccctcaaaactgaaattaactgccggcaaagaatataattaaaaaacccttgaagaaggaatatTCTCAGCCTATTCCCTTtcatagtatcaggaactggaaaaaaacctctgaaaacacagaagattaaataagcagaaataaaatgctaGCTAGTTtttaaaaagaactagttacctcaatatccaaaataatcaacacctcttcaacaaagaacaaatgtactctaataaaaataaaaaagtagatttgttagtgtcaatatctgatgaataaaattctgaatgagaaaaaaccatcagagaaggataattcagtatgttgttggtcatttgaaacttcatcaactaaaaaagaagtttgaaaaagacctaaaaattgtattagaaggcgcgatgtcagacaaagccttaacatagaatcagaaaaatattcttatcaattcctaagtatatcttgtacataagatgtaaaaagaatagcaatatatgaagcataaatactaatagattctgcatgtaaaagtttatcatgataacttattacaaaccatagctaaagataaacattcataacattaaaataaattaacttagctttggtaggactgatatcagtcaacaggaatccgttaGCATGTTTTGATTCAGGAACAGTGtacgaaatatcttgcaatatgtaatagaaaaaaacaacatataaagcaaaattatcaaattccttaaatgacagtttcaggaatgggagtaaaatgcaaaacaaataagcctctagcaaccagaagcagcaaaaaaatatgagacttaaataatgtgacccACATTATTGgggccaaatacaacgcccatatcttttggcgccaaatatgacgtcaCATCTTCTGACGCCGAaacagacgcccacattttttggcgcaaaaaacgtctgaatacacatgcgtcaaaaaaatgacgtaactacgaacaacATCCGGCGTCAAcaacggcgccggaaatgaccaaattttgcgccaaaaaagttcgcgccaaaaatgacgcaataaaacaaagcattttctgcccccgcaagcctaacagcccgcagggaaaaatagtcaattgaaaaatttttcAAGGTacgaaaaaatatatattcatatgcattatcacaaataatgaaactgaccgtctgaatgaaggaatactgattatcctgaatcatggcaaatataagtttaaacacatatatttagaactttacatataaagtgcccaaccatagcttagagtgtcacaaaaaataagacttacttaccccaggacactcatctacatatagtagatagccaaaccagtactgaaactgtaatcagtagaggtaatggtatataagagtagatcgtcgatctgaaaagggaggtaggagaagaaatctctacgaccgataacagagaacctatgaaatagatcccctagaggaagaccattgtattcaaataggcaatactctctcacatccctctgacattcactgcactctgagaggaaaaccgggcttaagcctgctgcgaagcgcatatcaacgtagaatctagcacaaacttacttcaccacctccatgggaggcaaagtttgtaaaactgaattgtgggtgtggtgaggggtgtatttataggcattttgaggtttgggaaactttgcccctcctggtaggaatgtatatcccgtcactagctcatggactcttgctaattacatgaaagaaacatattttagCTTACATAACTATACATTGATCAATAACATGACTATTGTATTTACATCTAATTCTAATGTTTTCAAACATCAATCATCAGAAGAAGTATGTTATTAATCATATACTACTTTAAGATGAATGTGAATGATACTGTATAACCTGTGTTTTCTGTTGTGTTTTGCAAGATCAAATAAGTTGAATACTAATGCAGTATTTGTTAGCTTTGCCACAGTTGTTAATCAAGTACTtgtttgatttttatatttttttgtttctttgaaaGTATGTTTTTACAGTTACTTGCTACTAAGTATTTTTACCCTATACTGTCCTTAAATACTAACCTGAGGTACATACATAGATCAACTCTCTATGAAGGCTACGGGCATATTAGGGGATAAGCAGTTTGTTTTGCTAGAAATACTATTAGTTAGAGGGTCTCTATTACCACTGATAAAGTGCTGCGTTCTGGGCACAAATTGCGTAGGAAGCTTGGAGTTGTGTGTTTGTTGGTTCTTTTTAACTATATCAATAGAAGCTACGTTTTATATTGAACCTATCATCTCTGCATCTCCCTTGGTTCACAGCATGCAGAGGTGACCCTGACCATAGGAAGTGATTCACACCCTGTTCAGGGTTCCTGACTACAGGAACACGCTGACTAATGAAGCAGCGACAGGTACTCTTTATCTGCCTCACCATTCCTACATGTTAACTGAATCCGCAGCCAAGTTACCAGGTATCTAAGCATTTATTAATGAAAGTGCTCAGGTTTCATACCCAAACTACGTTACTTGTCCCACTGCTGCAGATTCAATTTCCAGAGTTGAGTAATTTGGATGTTCTCATCACAGAATTACATTTCTGTAGATCTCATTCTTGTATGCGGTTATACTCTAAGCAACTTCAATAGCAGGACCTACACTGAGTGGCTTTAACAGAGTGATACACCGATTATACACGGTACTACATACCCAAGTACAAAGgactttataacatctttatacAATGTGGCCAGACATATTATTACAACTAGTCACATCCGATTTCATGCTGCATTCAGCTGTGTGCATCTTAGATATTGTGTTATCATTGTAAATACAACTGCAGTTGAtaatttttaacataattaaaaagatttaaaaagaaagGAGAAAGTAAGAAATGAACAAATGATTACCTGAATCATTTGAATAGCTGAAACCGGTGTTTGTTGTAGTGCTCTGGTGTTCCGAATCCGTACCGATTGCCATAAGTGCAGTGAGATGAGGAGGTAAACCaagatctatttaaaaaaaagcattttgcaTTAGTATTTCTTGTGTAAATtaagcaaaagaaagaaaaaaaaatctacaaagagATTTTTTGTAAATAGCAGATGCAGAACGTTTAAACGATTACTATTATGTAGGAATGGAGCAGTAGGGATATATTGCAACTGAGCAAGCAAAGTAATATCTGCATATTATGCAGAGATTGTATACAGGACTGATAATTCACAGCCACTGTTCCTGAGTGGTTATTTCAGAACTTGTATGCTCCAAATAGGATAGCAACAGAAAAATTAATCACaaaccataattttttttataaacgtgTGAAAAGTGCTTTATGATAACATAATCCAAACAAAGGTATACAAAGGTCAAAATGACATTACGTATGGGTGTGCATTTCCTTTTAAGcagaagcaattttgcaatatacttcaattaggaAAAATGCTTCCAGTAAGTTATttttagtggcatatgcacatatgaatCTTGTGTGTACATTGCTTTAACAGTAATAACTTCTACTGGAAGATTTTTTACTAATGGTAGCATATTGCAAAATGCGTCTATATAAGTGAGACATGCAAAAATAGTGTTTCCTTGCCATTGTCAGTGAGTCCCACACTCCTAAAAACAGTGCAGAGTCTTGCTACGGCCAATGTAAAGTGTATGGTGgctgtcacaaaggggttaaaaatgaaatgcattcatgaacatttcaattttgactttgtcATCCCTTTAACCAAAATATTAAAACTTTAGGTCATTTTGTACTACGGATGCATCAAGCAGAaaacctaaaaaaacaaacaaaaaaaaaaaaactaatgtccATTCCCTTTCATAACAACATATTGTCACTGTGTTTTCATTTTTCTGAAGTTtttcattttacaaaaatataacacACAGCAAGGGGTATATTCCAATATTCTGTATATCGCCAGCGCCATAATTACCTGTTATTCTGTTAGAGATGCTAAACATTCTTGATGTTCTAGGTTGCTGATGAAAAGGATCTCTGTACCGGTTTCCAAAACACATACCTAAAAGTTCTTTCCGTACAGTTTTGTTCCAAAGTCCATAAATAAGTGGGTGGCAAATGGCACTTGTAAATGACAGCCAGGTGGCTAAAGTCTCTAATACTGGAGAAACACTGTTGTTGCCCCACAATGCCTCTGTACTTATAACAATCATATAAGGCCCCCACGTAAAAACAAAAGCACCAATAACAACTAATATAGTAATTAAGGCTTTGCACTGATTGGCCGAATAAACCATACTAGAAAATCCATTTCTTCGACTTCCTGAAGAGGATGTAGAAGTACTGGAATTTTTTCTCCCACTTCTTTGGGGAACATCTTGCACAATTACAACCGTTCCACAGTGAATCTTGCGTGCTTTTATCCTGGCAACACGGAATATAAAGCCATAGCAAATCATCATAGTGATGAAAGGAAGTAAGGCACACCATATCTGCCAAAAAGCTGTGTATCCTGCCTCTTTATGCCATGCAGCTACACACATCCACTTGAAGTGATCAAACTCTAGAGAGGACCATCCAAATAAAGGAGGAAGACATCCTATAAGAGAATGCAGCCATACATACGCTATAGCAAGAACAGCTCTGTTGCTTGTAATCTTCATAGGATAAACCATTGGGTAGAGAATGGCATAATACCTAAAAGACAAATAATGGTTACAATATGCTGAacagttaaaggggcattgtaaaACAAAACTTTAATGCTTTACTTTGTTAGAGTACGTCATTTTAACATTAGAagaatgttgctttaaagggagactgaacccaaattttctcttttgtgattcagatagagcatgcaattttaagcaactttctaatttactcctattatcaatttttctttgttctcttgctatcattatttgaaaaaggcatctaagctttttttcttggttcagacctctggacagcactttttattggtggatgaatttatccaccaatcagcaaggacaacccaagttgttcaccaaaaatgggccggcatctaaacttacatttcaaataaagataccaagagaataaagaaaatttgataataggagtaaattagaaagttgcttaaaatgtcatgctctatctgaattacgaaaaacaaaaaatttgggttcagtgtccctttaactcaaaataAAGTACCAGTATATACCCTATTTAAAGCCTAAGAGTCAGCCATGCAATTTGTAGTAGCACAGATATAATTGTATAAAACAATGTATGTAGTAAATATATCAGCAGAAAGCTGTGCATTTTAAAGATTACAGCAAGCAaaccatgttttttttaaaaggcatttAAACACATTTTCCTAGCACGATTTGCAGTCTAGGGAACCTTGCAATGTATACTATTGAGTATGATTTTCCTTATTTCCTTTTCTGTGACAAATTTGGGacataaataaaatgtgtttctaaACTGATGAAACAGTCATGGAGTAGAATGTTGCATTAATGTGGTTCTGAAATTAGCAAAATGCCTCTCTAGGGACAGCTGGAAAAACAATGTTTAGTatttaattacaggaaaaacagACATTAAATAATGAACTATATATATAACAACTTTGtgtactatgtataattaaacggtttatggggaattaaattatgtttttaggttgCTTTAAAAATCTACAGACAAAAACTACCACATCTCAGCAAGTAACAGAACACATCTAACACATTTTCcaccaacattttaaattaaaaggacattttttctttgttgcatttagAAAGGACATTTTAGAATGTATAGCAGTTTAGgttaaatgtatatgtttttacgcTTATGAGGCAATGTTACTGTTAACTAATAAAGCAGTGGCACTCCTGCaagtcagccagtgagcaatcagtccctTTGAGACCAGGTTGCATACAAatgcttttttatatgcacaagACAATTTTGACGTTTACGGTCACATACAAATTGCTTGCTGAAGTCTAAAAGTtgaagggacctgaaacccaacaattttctttcaagaTACAGATAAAGCAGTTTTTCTCAACTGCTGTCCTCAAGTAcccacaacaggccaggttttcattatagctgaaccagtgcaaaggTGAAGTAATAacctgatcagtaacaccatggttactaacctgctctcaaccatcagctgattatttcacctgtgcactggttaagctataatgaaaacctggcctgttgggggtacttgaggacagcaGTTGAGAATAAAGCAtactttaatcaactttccaaattacttatgctaatttgcatctttctcttggtatcctttttcaaAAATCATAccgaggtaagctcaggagctgggagttagttgctgattggtggctgcacatatatccctagtcattggtttactgatgtgctcagctagctcccagtcttgcattgctgccccttcaataaaggatacaaagataatgaaaccaaattaataacaattaaattggaaagttgtttaactttacatgctgtctgaaagaaaaaaaattgtgtttcacgtccctttaaagcttaCATATACATTTATTGCCAGCAACAATTTTACACCATTGACTGAAAAGGGATAACTGTATTCCAATCAGTAATAAATGTGTTATTTGTTGTATAATTCTACCAACAGCACATTCCTTTAAAACAAAACACTTGTGTAAAACGAAAAGTATATACCAACTAAAGCTATCCCCCCCATTGTCTATATACCAAAATTAGAATAACGTTTTAATATACAatgttctgtttaaaaaaaaaaacaatgtatacacAGTTTGGACAGAGATGGGAAATCTCACCTGTCAATGGCTATGATCCCTAAAGTAAGCATGCTGGCAGAGCTGATcagcatgtacagtatagcagAAAAGTTGCACCAGACAACACCGAAAATCCATTTTCTCAATATAGAGCTCACAACCACAAAAGGGAGCACAAGCATAGACAGAAGTAGGTTTGAAAGAGTCAAACTGAACACAAACTTATTGCTGAGTGAAAGCAAATACGACTTTTTATAGAGAGTAACAACTATGACGAGGTTCCCTAAACATATGAGAACATCAATAATAATTATGGCAATAGACTCGGTCACTATTATAGCTCCATTTGCAGGTCCTGTGTTCGCTCCCACACCGTTTCCATCAGAAGAGTTAACTTTCATTGTAACACTGAAAATCTATCTGGAACATACTGGGAACCTAAAAAAATATTCCCAATGAAGTTTAACAGTAACGGAGCAAAGTAAATAATATCGCATTGGAGCATCTGAAATCTCAGTTCGAAAAATGCCAGCGGCCACAACTTTCATGAACAATCTCGCTCTCGCAGTCGCTATGCTCGTCAAGAACGAGCACGTCGCAGACACGCATACGTAATCAGCGCATCCGCGCTTAATGGGACGACGTTATTGTAACGTGCACGGGACAGAGCTTTGTGTGCACGCTATATAAATAAATGCTTCTGTCCTCCCGGACCTGGACTCCTAGAACAAATTAAGTTGGACAAGGAATCTGCTATTGCTTATTGCCAAAGTAAACGTCAAATGATATTTAGTAGAGATTGATATCCACTAActacaaaaattattttatttggaaaggcatttaataaaaacacacaacCTGCAGAAATTCAATCGGTATTTATGTATTAGCATTATAAAAGTATATTGGGAAATATGTCCACTACCTACATACATGATCTATTTAAATGTTGTACATAAATATATCATGCCagcagtgaacaagggctgaagctTGGCTAGAAACATGTTTGGTtctgaacaccttgttgcaggcctgcgactagcTTATGCAGCTTAcatgatttttaattatttttgataaataaaatttatttttgtttgtaagaAAACATTTTCACAGTATCTCTTTTTCTCTGGAGCTGCGGGATGACAAAGTGTGTCTACTCctataaatatatctatagatAGTGTATCTCTAGAGATGGAAAAATACTGGgcggattacaagtggtgcgctatattTTTCTCTTCAGCACTGTGTTCAAAGGGCAATATTTATCAATCTGCAAGCAGACAGATTCACATGTTATGAACCTGTCCGCGTTTGATTGCAGATTGTTGGTTCCCCATATTTAAGGCTgtgacactgcaagcgatgcggcgcgaggcgaagcagctgcttcatgTTGCATCACTTCAGAAGTTCAAATATTTccactctgagcgctcagctacgcgacctgacgcagctgagcgctcagagatgaaaaggcaggaaacactgagcgcgcacagccgcatcatc
Proteins encoded in this region:
- the GPR161 gene encoding G-protein coupled receptor 161; the protein is MKVNSSDGNGVGANTGPANGAIIVTESIAIIIIDVLICLGNLVIVVTLYKKSYLLSLSNKFVFSLTLSNLLLSMLVLPFVVVSSILRKWIFGVVWCNFSAILYMLISSASMLTLGIIAIDRYYAILYPMVYPMKITSNRAVLAIAYVWLHSLIGCLPPLFGWSSLEFDHFKWMCVAAWHKEAGYTAFWQIWCALLPFITMMICYGFIFRVARIKARKIHCGTVVIVQDVPQRSGRKNSSTSTSSSGSRRNGFSSMVYSANQCKALITILVVIGAFVFTWGPYMIVISTEALWGNNSVSPVLETLATWLSFTSAICHPLIYGLWNKTVRKELLGMCFGNRYRDPFHQQPRTSRMFSISNRITDLGLPPHLTALMAIGTDSEHQSTTTNTGFSYSNDSGTDVMLLEDTSSDGIHQPRVIYSRRKSSVTFEDEVEQKPDVCTVPSEQSGSDKSLEDFAFSLAKAIEMDAKISLFGEEAIQVSSAVPNVPGNTGINKSVRNHVIQKQKLQSIDEGNL